The Macrococcoides canis genome has a window encoding:
- a CDS encoding DUF951 domain-containing protein produces MDKTYDLNDIVEMKKPHACGEKHFKIIRLGADIRIKCTGCDRSIMLPRQEFNKKIKKITHHA; encoded by the coding sequence ATGGATAAAACGTATGATTTAAATGATATAGTAGAGATGAAGAAGCCCCATGCATGTGGTGAAAAACATTTTAAAATTATTCGTTTAGGCGCAGATATTAGAATTAAATGTACAGGTTGTGATCGCAGTATTATGCTGCCTAGACAAGAATTTAACAAAAAAATAAAAAAAATAACGCATCATGCGTAA